TCATTCAAATAGCGTTTGTTGACTGTCCACATATCTATCAGACATAGAAGTGCGATACCCACCAAAGTAAAAGTGGCTTTCAACTTCTTCTGCTGATACAAGAATAAGAGGAAACATCCTACAATGATAATGAAGAAACTGCGCCATGCATCCGAAGAGATAATTGCTTCGCGCATTTCCGTCAGATTCGTCACAACCGGGGTAAGATGTTCTGCCGGAAGCCCTTGTTGCAAAGCAGCCATCTCTTGTGCCGTAACGAAACCGGAGAAGAAGGCACCCGGAGCAACAGCCAGAATCAACGCAACACCTGCTGTAAGCACCAAGGTTACAATTACTCCTGTACGGTTCTCTTTCAGTTTCAGGATTTCCGGCTTACTGAATATTTCCTTCAAAGCAAAAATCGCCAACAGAGGAATTGTAAATTCGGCAATTACCAAAATAGAAGATACGGCACGGAACTTATTATACATCGGGATATAATCTATGAAGAAATCCGTCAGTCCCATGAAATTCTTTCCCCAGGAAAGCAAAATCGAGAAAATGGTAGCTCCCAGCAATGCCCATTTGAGTGGCCCTTTCACGATAAAACAACCCAAGATAAACAGGAACATGACAAATGCGCCTACATATACCGGGCCGGCAGTCCACGGCTGGTCACCGAAATATTGCGGGAACTGCGAATAGATACTGCCATACATCGGGTTCGCCTTTGCCATAGCCGCTTCGCTCTGCGACATAGTAGCCGATGACGACCCGCCTTTCACATTCGGAACCAGTAAGGTCAATGTTTCACCAATTCCGTAACTCCAGTTCGTAATATAATCACGATCCAATCCACTGCTTGTCTGGTTGGCGGCTGGTCCTTCCTGCTTCAACTCGCTTTTGCCACGCATCGTCTCTTTGCTATACTCATACGTGTGGTACAGATTGGAGATATTGATACACACTCCCACTACGGCAGCCAATGCCAAAACCGCGCTGGCTTTGAAGAAATGCGGCAGTTCTTTCTTCTTATAAGCATCTTCGAAATAAGCCCCTACGATAAACAGGATGACAAACATGAAGTAATAGCTCATCTGAATGTGGTTGGACTGAATCTGAAGAGCGATGAATAAAGCTGTGACAATTCCCCCCAACAGGTATTTCTTCCGATAGGCCAGGACCACGCCCGCAATCGTAGGCGGTATATATGCCAGTGTCACAAATTTCCAGATATGTCCCGCAGGTATCAGTATAAAGAAGTAGGAAGAAAAAGCCCATATAACTCCGCCTAATCCCGCCAGCCATGCCGATATGCCGAATGCCCGCAAGAGGATATAGAATCCGAGCATCATAATAAAAGTCAGCACCACATAGTCAGGCAGGTAAAGCCGATAAACTTTTTCAACCCAGTTCAAGGGTTTCGTCGAGTCGTAACTTGGAGACATCTGATAAGTAGGCATACCGCCAAAGATGGCATTCGTCCAGCGTGTACGCTCTCCGGTGCGGTCACGATACTCTTTCGATTCCTGTCCGGCACCTACTCCGGCTACGGAATCATGCTGGAACAAAATACGGCCCTCAATATTAGCCGGAAAGAAATAAGCAAAAGACAGAATTATAAAAGCCAGAATGGCGATTAAGTCGGGAAGGAGTTTCTTCATATAATTAAGAATTGAGAATTGAGAATTGATAACTGGAAATTGAGAACCACCACACTTCATACCGCGCAGCTAATTCTCAATTTTCAATTCTCAATTTAATTAATATCTATAATGGTCGGCCTTATAAGGTCCGTCTACAGATACACCTATATAAGCAGCCTGTTCAGGAGTCAACTTGGTCAGTTTCACGCCAATCTTTTCGAGATGCAGGCGGGCAACTTCTTCGTCCAGATGCTTCGGCAAACGATATACATCGACTTCATATTTCTTGTTAAACAACTCAATCTGAGCCAATGTCTGGTTTGTAAACGAGTTACTCATAACGAATGACGGATGTCCCGTTGCGCAACCGAGGTTTACAAGACGACCGTCAGCAAGCAGGATGATACTGTGTCCATCCGGGAAATAATAGCGGTCTACCTGTGGCTTGATGTTCACACATTTGATACCCGGATAATGCTTCAAGGCGTCTACCTGGATTTCATTATCGAAGTGACCGATGTTACAAACAATAGCCTGGTCTTTCATTTTCTCCATATGGTCGATACGGATAATGTCAATATTACCGGTGGTAGTCACGAAAATGTTACCTTCAGCACAAGCATCTTCCATAGTTACCACTTCAAAGCCTTCCATAGCAGCCTGCAATGCACAGATAGGGTCTACTTCCGTCACCAATACACGTGCTCCGTAAGAGCGCATGGAGTGGGAACAACCTTTACCTACATCGCCATAACCACATACAACTACGACTTTTCCGGCAATCATCACGTCCGTCGCGCGCTTGATACCGTCGGCCAATGATTCACGGCAGCCATACAGGTTGTCAAACTTGGATTTCGTCACCGAGTCGTTTACATTGAATGCCGGGAACAGCAGTTTGCCTTCTTCCTGCATCTGATACAAACGGTGTACGCCTGTCGTTGTCTCTTCAGATACACCACGCATTTCTTCAGCGACACGATGCCAACGGGTATTATCTTCTGCCAATACTTTCTTCAGGATGGCATTCAGTTCGATTTCATCTTCAGCATGTACTTCCTTATCTAATACAGCCGCGTTATTCTCTGCGTCATAACCTACGTGAATCATCATCGTAGCGTCACCGCCATCGTCCACAATCACATTCGGGCCTTTACCATCAGCAAAGCTCAATGCCTGCAAAGTACACCACCAGTAATCGGCAAGCGTTTCACCCTTCCATGCAAACACAGGTACGCCTGAAGCAGCAATGGCAGCAGCAGCATGATCCTGCGTTGAATATATATTACAAGAGCACCAGCGGACTTCAGCTCCTAAAGCTACCAATGTTTCAATCAACACGGCTGTTTGAATAGTCATGTGCAACGAGCCCATAATGCGGGCACCCTTTAACGGTTTGGATTCTCCATACTTTTCGCGAAGAGCCATCAGGCCGGGCATTTCTTTTTCTGCCAAATCGATTTCCTTGCGTCCAAAATCTGCAAGCGTAATATCTGCCACCTTATAGGGCAGAGTAGAGAATAATTCTGTAGACATATTGTAAATCATTTAATATATAATGGTACAAAGATAGAACATTCTGATTAGTAGGGCAAAAGCTATCCGTTTTTTTTATATTATAATAACTTGGAAGGTCACCCGCTTTGTCGAAATAATGCCTTATATTTGCAACTGATAAAACAGTTTATACAACATTTAGTAAATAGCAGTAAGCCCTCTATGCGAAACTACGACAACAAAACAAAAGAAGAGTTATTAGAAATAATCGAACAATTAGAGAAGAAGACAGAATATCTTTCTTCCCAATCTGTATGCACTGATTCGGAACGTTTTCGTGAAAGATACGGCATGCGTATATTGGATGCCCTCCCCGATATGCTCACTGTTTTCGACCATGACGCTAATATTATCGAGCTTGCCTCTTCAGCCGCGACTAATCATGTGGAAGGGACTGATTCCGAAAGCATTATTTCTTCAAATGTAAAGGACATTTTGCCCAAGGAAGCGTACGAGAATGTACGCAGAAACATGGATAAAGTAATCCGTACCGGCAAAAGTTCGACTGCCAGGCATGATTTGGTACAGGACGGTATTCTGCATCATTACGAAAATCGCATCTTCCCTTTGGATGATGAATATCTGCTGTGTATGTGCCGTGACATATCCAAGCAATGGGATGCGGAGCAAACAAATGCCAGGCAGAAAAAGGAACTGGATGCCGCCAGGATAAAAGCCGAAGAGTCCGACCGGCTCAAATCTGCCTTTCTAGCCAATATGAGCCATGAAATCCGCACTCCGCTTAATGCCATAGTCGGATTTTCCAAATTGCTCGCATCTGCGGAATCCGCAGAAGAAAAGAACCAATATGCCGAGATTATCGACAGAAACTCGGAGATACTGCTGAACCTGTTTAATGACATTCTTGATTTGTCATCGCTTGAAGCCGGATCGCTCAAGTTCAATATCCGCCCTATCAAGTTAATCGACATTTGCCTGCAACTGGTGCAGCAATTCCATTATAAAACTCAAAGCAGTGTCAAACTCATCCTGGATGACGTAGATACGGATATGTATGCTTCCGGTGACTGGAATCGCGTCATACAGGTTATAAGTAATCTGCTTAGCAACGCCACCAAGTTTACTCCCAAGGGAGAAATTCACTTCGGCTATCTCGAAAAGGAAGATTTTGTGGAATTCTATGTCAAGGACAGCGGCATCGGCATTGCGCCAGAAAGAGCAGCTACCATCTTCCGCCGTTTCGGAAAAGTAAATGATTTCATACAGGGAACCGGACTGGGACTGACACTCTGCAGAATGTTAGTAGAAAAGATGGGCGGACGTATCTGGCTACGCTCTCAAGAAGGCAAAGGAAGCAGATTCTACTTTACTCTCCCGTTGGTTCGCGTCTAAAAAGATACTTTGACAAATAAGAAACGGTGGATAGCTCTTGCAATATAGCTATCCACCGTTTCTCTTATCTATTCAATCTCATTTCTTTGCAACCGGCGCACTCAGCATTTCTTTATACTTCACCGGATCATTCAGGACTTTTACAGCTTCCTTCAGTCCGTCATCATCTTTCAGTTGCTGGATGATATTACCGCGCTGATAGTAGTAACGCTTGATAATTTCAGAAGCAATCATTTTCTTTATATCGTCGGAGAAATAATCCAGGTCACGATCCAAATCATGGTTCAGTTTCTTTTCAAGTGCCTTGAATTCTTCCGAAGCATCCGTCATATAGCCTTCAAACTCCGCAGCTTCCTTCAACGTTTTCAGAATCTTCTCGCTTTGCTGGTCATATTTGAAATCGGCTTTCTTCACCAATGCTTTAAAGGCATTATAATCAGCATCCGTCACTTCAAACTTTTCAGGGGCAACAATCGTTGGATGATCCAGACAATATTGAGTGGCATAATCGAAAATCAGATTATCACGTACCAGATAAAACAGAATGTTCGGCAATTTCTCCTGCTTGATGACAATATCCGGCATTACACCACCGCCGTCACGGACTTCACGTCCGGCTGCCGTATGAAAAACCTGAGTCAGGCTATCGGGAATAGTTCCTACACTTCCGTCTTCATTACGATGCTTGTAGTCGATAGCCTGCACACAACGCCCGCTAGGTATGTAATATTTGGAGGTAGTCACCTTCATCGTTCCGCCGTAAGGCAGAGAACGGGGAACCTGCACCAGTCCTTTTCCGAAAGTACGGTTGCCAATGACTACCGCACGGTCAAGATCCTGCAAAGAGCCTGACAGGATTTCGGAAGCGGAAGCTGTCCCGCTATTTACCAGCACTGCAACCGGAATATCCAAATCCAGCGGTTCGCGCAATGTCTTATACGTATTGCTGGCTTGCTTGATTTTTCCTTTAGTCGTCACAATCACTTTTCCACGTGGCAAAAAATAGTTAGCTATTTCCACCGCTTCATCCAGCAGGCCACCGCCGTTTCCACGAAGGTCGATTACCAACGAAGTGGCTCCCTGTTTCTTCAAATCCAAAAATGCTTTCTTGAAATCTTTGGAAGGATTACCGGAAAAAGTACTCAAGTTGATGTATCCTACCTGATTATCGAGTACGGCAGCATAAGGAATGGAAGGATTCTGGATAGATTCACGCACAATTGTGAATTCCATCGGAGTGCGTCCGCCCTTGAGATTCGGGCGTTCCACTTTCAGTTTGAAACTGGTACCCGCTTGTCCGCGCAACATTTGGCTGACTTCCGCATTGTTCTTGCCTGCAAGGTCTGTCCCGTCAATCTCCATCAGGACATCTCCGGCTTTCAATCCGGCTTTCGCTGCCGGTGTGCCTTCGAACGGTTCGGAGATCATCGAGCGTTTCAGCTTGGTATTATAAGTAATGTATGATCCTATACCACCGAATGAGCCCTTAATCATCTGTTCCAGTTCACTCTGGTCTTCTTCCGGGAAATATTCCGTATAAGGATCGAGCGTGAAAAGCATATTGTCGATTCCTTCCCTGATTGTCTTATTCGGGTCGATCGTATCTACGTAGAACATGTCCAGTTCCTTCACAATCGCGTTAAATATATCCAGGTTCTTTGCAATCTGGAAATTGCGGTCGTCGCCACTCTTGAAACTAAAGAAAGCTACGGTAGCCATAACAGCCACTATAACGATAGCTACCCGCCCATTCAGCAATTTTTTCATACTTCTTTCAATATAAATGAGTTGTAAAAGTAACTCAATCCTTGGTTATTCCGCTAGAATCCTGTTAATATTTAACTTAATTTCATCCCAGCGTTCTTCTGGCATTGTTGTTCCGATTACCTGGATAACATTTCCCGAGAGAATGGAACCTATTTTAGCACACTTCTCCAACGAATATCCACAAGTCAAACCGTATAAGAAACCGGCAGCAAAATAGTCGCCTGCTCCGGTTGTATCTATCACTTTCCCTACCGGAATTGCGGAAACTTTGATTTCTTCCGTTCCTTTACGAATATAAGAACCGCTTGCTCCTACTTTCACGATAGCAATGCTGCACTTCTTGGCAATAATTCCCAAAGCTTCTTCCGGCTCTTTGCCTGTAAATGCTTTTGCTTCTTCTTCATTCGCAAAAACAATATCCACATACTTATTTATTAATAAGGAGAAAAATTCCAGGTCATTGGCTACAATATTATAGCTTGCCATGTCAAGACAAATCTGCAAGCCTGCTTCTTTTGCCAATTCAATGGCATGAAGAATCATTTCGTGATCCTGAACCAAATATCCTTCAATAAACAGGTATGCATATCCTTTAAACATATCCAGTGTCAGTTCTTCCGCTTTCAAGGAAGCAGCCGCTCCCAGATAAGTACCGAAAGTACGTTCCCCATCCGGCGAAATAAAAGTAGACGCGACGCCGGAAGGAAGTTGCTCCGAGGTCAATAATGTGTCCTCAATATTGTTTTTCTGAAGATTTTTGCGAAAATATTCTCCATAATGATCATTTCCTACTTTTCCTATAAAACCTGTTCCGGCACCCAGACAAGCCAGTCCGAGGATAGTATTTCCAGCCGATCCGCCCGTTGCCAAATGGGTTTTCATTTGCGAAAATTCCGAGTTAATCTGCTGTAACTTAGCGTCATCAATGAGTTGCATGCTTCCTTTGGGTAATCCCATTTCATCCAGGAGCGTATCATCCTTTAGGGTTGCAAGTACGTCTACCAGGGCGTTGCCCAATCCTATTATTTTGTCCATTTCAAATATTTTTTTTGCAAAGATATTGCATATTTCAAAAAAACCTACTACTTTTGCATCGCAATTGAGAAAAACATTCTTCCTTAGCTCAGTCGGTTAGAGCATCTGACTGTTAATCAGAGGGTCCTTGGTTCAAGTCCAAGAGGAAGAGCAAAGTTCAAAATCTCAGTTGCAAACATTCTTCCTTAGCTCAGTCGGTTAGAGCATCTGACTGTTAATCAGAGGGTCCTTGGTTCAAGTCCAAGAGGAAGAGCAAAAAAGAAGCCACCTAAGAGGGTGGCTTTTTTATTTGGTATCATTGATGAAGTATCTTTTTAAAGAGAATTACGTATAATCACTTTCGTCGGATTTCGTTTATAAATCGTATTCTTATCCAGAATAACAGAAGCTGCTGTTTTCCCCATCATCTCAAAATCCGTAGAAATAACGGTGATTCCTCCTTCCAGTATTTCTTTAACGGCAGTATCATTATAAGAAATCAAACCTATTTCCTTGCCCAACTCATATCCTTCTTTCTTAGCCAGTTTAATCAATGCCACATCATCCGTATCATATCTGCTGAAAGTAATATAGGCATTCCCCTTACGGAAATTCTTTTCTTCCACATTCGATTCTATCGAATAAGGCAATTCGCTCTTCACACAGTAATGTAGAAAACCATTAATAACCTGTTGGGCATGAATGGCTTCCGGGCGTGCTATCAAAATCAATTTCTCATATTTTTTCAGACGGTCCTGCAACTGTAAAAGACTACAATAAATATCATAGCCGTAATCCTGATAAATACAACTGTAATTACCGCTCAATCCTTGTTGATTATAATCTATGATGATTCTTTTTTCTGCCGGAATCAAGTTTAAAACATCTGTCACGTCTTCCTTCAGAAAAGTAGCTATAATATAATGTGTATAGTTACCCAAATTCTCTTTTATGAGTTTTTCAAAAACCTTATAGTTATGATGATGAAAGTAAATATCAATATCCCCTACATCTTTCAAAGAATTGAAAATTGAACGATAAATCTGCTCACGCATCACGTTCATCTTATCCAATAACAGGAATACATGATAAGAATGATTTATAGATACTTTTTTTACAAAATACCCCTTCCTGTAAATAGCCTCGATAACCCCCATTTCCAATAAGTAATTCAATCCTTTCAACAAAGTTTCCTTACTCATGTGCAACTGTGTCTGCAATTGATTCAGTGAAGGTATCTGGTCACCGATCTGAAGCGTACCATCTTCAATTAGCGAATTAATATAATCCACTAACTGAAGATACTTCATCCGTGAAGCTGGTTTCTTCTGTTCCGTTATATCAAGATTCTGGTTCTGCATTACTAGCAATACTAAATAAAATTTTAGCAAATATACTTAAATACCATGATAAAGCAAACGAATAGACAGACAAAATCCCAGACCTTTCCATGACTTTCCCAAGAATCATATTTTATTCAAAATATATTGAACTATTCATAGCACTTCACAGCAAATAAAGCCGCCGGGATTAAATCAGAAGGATGTTCCAAGACAATCTTAATCTCATCGGTCACCAGCTTCTCCGGAAATACAAACTCATTTATCGACTGGTGGTTGTCTGTCTTCTCATAAACCAACCGCCCCTCTCCATCATATATTTTATATTTCTCTACACAGAAAGGCATCTGATTCTCCGGATGTGTCATCTGAACCGTTTCCATCGGTTGGTCATAATCCGTATCAAAAAAGAGAGACATCTTTCCGATACGCACAGCCGAATCCCATCTGACCGTCAGAGCCGGAGCCGGGTCATTCAACTCTGCAACCCAGGCATTCGGTGATTGAACCGGACGATCAATGCCATTATCAATATTTGAAACAGAAAAAACATAGCAGTCTTTTTCTGACTGAACAGCGATGTTATGTCCACCGGGTCTTCGCTTCGGGCACCAAAATTCAAATTCCTCAATTCCGATATCCTCTTTAGGAGTCTGTTTTCCAAAATTGGACACAGCTTCATTAATAGTGTTAAACACAGACAAAACTCCGGTTATCCTCTCTTTGGTATATTGTAATTGCACCAAAGGATTTTTCTTGAAAACCAGGAAAACATACTGTTCTTCCGGCATCACCGCTTCAAAAGTCAGTTCCAGTTGTTGCTTACCTTGGCATAAAGAGACTGTTTTCGTTTCCAAAGTAACGTCCGGAGTATGATTAAACGGCTTACTGCTTACACGAAGTTCTACTTCCAACAGGGTTTCTTCAGAAACAAAAAGTCCAACTTTTACTTTTCCTAATCTATCCCCTTTATGCAAAGGAATCATTTGGGCTACAGACTCATCCAAAGCCTGCATCTCCCCATCTGCCGGAAAACCTTTAAAATGATACTCACTGGATGCAGCTAAAGTAGCTTTCTTTACCAGATTTTCTTCGTCCCTAATTTTCATATCAGGGATATACTGCCCCATTCTTGATAATCTCTTCTGTAATTCGGATACTTTACCTAAAGAATATACTTCTCTTGGAGAAATATTCTCCTCCAGGCACATCGCCGCAGCCACCGCCACAGCTTGAGCACTGTGCGCAGAAGTAGCCATCACACGAGTTGACCCGAAAGCTACATGCGATACGCTAATAATTCTTCCCGCAAAGAAAAGATTCTCAATTCCCCTGCTATAAAGACAACGGTAAGGAATCTGATATACCCCTTTCGAATGCCACTGATTACAAGCAGATTCCTCGCCAAACACACCGGCTGCCGGATGCAAATCAATACTCCATCCACCATAAGACACCGCATCTTCATGATGTCTTTGTTCTATGACATCCTGCTGAATCAGCATATAGTCGCCTTCAAACCGCCTACTCTCCCGTTTTCCGGGAATACAGCCTACCCATTCCAGCGTCATTGTTTCCGCTTCCGGATATTTGCCCGAATTCTTAATATAATCCCAGGCTCCATAAATAACTTTCCACAGTTCCCATTTAATCTGCTCCGTATCATGCACCGTGTCCAAGTCACCCCCATATTCAACCCACCATAATTTACAGCCATGTTCTTTTGCGTTGAAACTACGGAACCGGGGAACTGTCTTCGTTACGTCCATTGCATAAGAAGGAGCCACATATTTCACCGGCTGACCGGTATCCTTTGTATAAAAATACAAGCTGTGTCCCAAAAGCTCGCCATAATCCTCAGCCGGTGCAAACTTTTCGCCAAATTCCTCTCTGCTCTCAGCCCCCATACGGTAAGGAGCCCCGGCAAGGAAACCGACAACACCGTCACCGGAAGCATCACAAAACAAAGGAGCGGTTACTTCGTACATAGTACTGTTCTGGCTACAAAAACCTCTGACACTTTCTATTTTGTGACCGGCACTCTTTTTTACCTCATACACGCAGGTATTCAACAATAAAGTTATATTCGGTTCGCTCACCACCTTGTCAAGCATAACGGAATCAAAAATGATCGGATTTCCTTCCGGATTACGGAACGTATTTTCCACCATAATTTCATCTATTACACCG
The DNA window shown above is from Bacteroides faecium and carries:
- a CDS encoding YfhO family protein, producing the protein MKKLLPDLIAILAFIILSFAYFFPANIEGRILFQHDSVAGVGAGQESKEYRDRTGERTRWTNAIFGGMPTYQMSPSYDSTKPLNWVEKVYRLYLPDYVVLTFIMMLGFYILLRAFGISAWLAGLGGVIWAFSSYFFILIPAGHIWKFVTLAYIPPTIAGVVLAYRKKYLLGGIVTALFIALQIQSNHIQMSYYFMFVILFIVGAYFEDAYKKKELPHFFKASAVLALAAVVGVCINISNLYHTYEYSKETMRGKSELKQEGPAANQTSSGLDRDYITNWSYGIGETLTLLVPNVKGGSSSATMSQSEAAMAKANPMYGSIYSQFPQYFGDQPWTAGPVYVGAFVMFLFILGCFIVKGPLKWALLGATIFSILLSWGKNFMGLTDFFIDYIPMYNKFRAVSSILVIAEFTIPLLAIFALKEIFSKPEILKLKENRTGVIVTLVLTAGVALILAVAPGAFFSGFVTAQEMAALQQGLPAEHLTPVVTNLTEMREAIISSDAWRSFFIIIVGCFLLFLYQQKKLKATFTLVGIALLCLIDMWTVNKRYLNDEQFVPKSKQAEAFVKTKADEIILQDTTLDYRVLNFVGFPNNTFNENNTAYWHKSVGGYHAAKLRRYQEMIDHHIAPEMQATYQAVATAGGEMDSVDASKFRVLNMLNTKYFIFPAGEQGQPVPVQNPYAYGNAWFVDKVQYVNNANEEIDALHDILPTETAVVDAKFKDQLKGVAEGYKDSLSTIRLVSYEPNRLIYKTSSPKDGVVVFSEIYYPGWQATIDGQPADIARADYILRAMNVPAGEHTIEMWFDPQSIHVTESIAYAALALLLIGVMVLLWMGRRKIAKKPKVE
- a CDS encoding sensor histidine kinase, translated to MRNYDNKTKEELLEIIEQLEKKTEYLSSQSVCTDSERFRERYGMRILDALPDMLTVFDHDANIIELASSAATNHVEGTDSESIISSNVKDILPKEAYENVRRNMDKVIRTGKSSTARHDLVQDGILHHYENRIFPLDDEYLLCMCRDISKQWDAEQTNARQKKELDAARIKAEESDRLKSAFLANMSHEIRTPLNAIVGFSKLLASAESAEEKNQYAEIIDRNSEILLNLFNDILDLSSLEAGSLKFNIRPIKLIDICLQLVQQFHYKTQSSVKLILDDVDTDMYASGDWNRVIQVISNLLSNATKFTPKGEIHFGYLEKEDFVEFYVKDSGIGIAPERAATIFRRFGKVNDFIQGTGLGLTLCRMLVEKMGGRIWLRSQEGKGSRFYFTLPLVRV
- the ahcY gene encoding adenosylhomocysteinase encodes the protein MIYNMSTELFSTLPYKVADITLADFGRKEIDLAEKEMPGLMALREKYGESKPLKGARIMGSLHMTIQTAVLIETLVALGAEVRWCSCNIYSTQDHAAAAIAASGVPVFAWKGETLADYWWCTLQALSFADGKGPNVIVDDGGDATMMIHVGYDAENNAAVLDKEVHAEDEIELNAILKKVLAEDNTRWHRVAEEMRGVSEETTTGVHRLYQMQEEGKLLFPAFNVNDSVTKSKFDNLYGCRESLADGIKRATDVMIAGKVVVVCGYGDVGKGCSHSMRSYGARVLVTEVDPICALQAAMEGFEVVTMEDACAEGNIFVTTTGNIDIIRIDHMEKMKDQAIVCNIGHFDNEIQVDALKHYPGIKCVNIKPQVDRYYFPDGHSIILLADGRLVNLGCATGHPSFVMSNSFTNQTLAQIELFNKKYEVDVYRLPKHLDEEVARLHLEKIGVKLTKLTPEQAAYIGVSVDGPYKADHYRY
- a CDS encoding FAD-dependent oxidoreductase; its protein translation is MVLDKFNSVRMLNTDALQADFVIVGGGISGVCAAITAARQGLKVVLIQDRPVLGGNGSSEIRLWMLGATSHMGNNNRWAREGGVIDEIMVENTFRNPEGNPIIFDSVMLDKVVSEPNITLLLNTCVYEVKKSAGHKIESVRGFCSQNSTMYEVTAPLFCDASGDGVVGFLAGAPYRMGAESREEFGEKFAPAEDYGELLGHSLYFYTKDTGQPVKYVAPSYAMDVTKTVPRFRSFNAKEHGCKLWWVEYGGDLDTVHDTEQIKWELWKVIYGAWDYIKNSGKYPEAETMTLEWVGCIPGKRESRRFEGDYMLIQQDVIEQRHHEDAVSYGGWSIDLHPAAGVFGEESACNQWHSKGVYQIPYRCLYSRGIENLFFAGRIISVSHVAFGSTRVMATSAHSAQAVAVAAAMCLEENISPREVYSLGKVSELQKRLSRMGQYIPDMKIRDEENLVKKATLAASSEYHFKGFPADGEMQALDESVAQMIPLHKGDRLGKVKVGLFVSEETLLEVELRVSSKPFNHTPDVTLETKTVSLCQGKQQLELTFEAVMPEEQYVFLVFKKNPLVQLQYTKERITGVLSVFNTINEAVSNFGKQTPKEDIGIEEFEFWCPKRRPGGHNIAVQSEKDCYVFSVSNIDNGIDRPVQSPNAWVAELNDPAPALTVRWDSAVRIGKMSLFFDTDYDQPMETVQMTHPENQMPFCVEKYKIYDGEGRLVYEKTDNHQSINEFVFPEKLVTDEIKIVLEHPSDLIPAALFAVKCYE
- a CDS encoding S41 family peptidase: MKKLLNGRVAIVIVAVMATVAFFSFKSGDDRNFQIAKNLDIFNAIVKELDMFYVDTIDPNKTIREGIDNMLFTLDPYTEYFPEEDQSELEQMIKGSFGGIGSYITYNTKLKRSMISEPFEGTPAAKAGLKAGDVLMEIDGTDLAGKNNAEVSQMLRGQAGTSFKLKVERPNLKGGRTPMEFTIVRESIQNPSIPYAAVLDNQVGYINLSTFSGNPSKDFKKAFLDLKKQGATSLVIDLRGNGGGLLDEAVEIANYFLPRGKVIVTTKGKIKQASNTYKTLREPLDLDIPVAVLVNSGTASASEILSGSLQDLDRAVVIGNRTFGKGLVQVPRSLPYGGTMKVTTSKYYIPSGRCVQAIDYKHRNEDGSVGTIPDSLTQVFHTAAGREVRDGGGVMPDIVIKQEKLPNILFYLVRDNLIFDYATQYCLDHPTIVAPEKFEVTDADYNAFKALVKKADFKYDQQSEKILKTLKEAAEFEGYMTDASEEFKALEKKLNHDLDRDLDYFSDDIKKMIASEIIKRYYYQRGNIIQQLKDDDGLKEAVKVLNDPVKYKEMLSAPVAKK
- a CDS encoding GntR family transcriptional regulator encodes the protein MQNQNLDITEQKKPASRMKYLQLVDYINSLIEDGTLQIGDQIPSLNQLQTQLHMSKETLLKGLNYLLEMGVIEAIYRKGYFVKKVSINHSYHVFLLLDKMNVMREQIYRSIFNSLKDVGDIDIYFHHHNYKVFEKLIKENLGNYTHYIIATFLKEDVTDVLNLIPAEKRIIIDYNQQGLSGNYSCIYQDYGYDIYCSLLQLQDRLKKYEKLILIARPEAIHAQQVINGFLHYCVKSELPYSIESNVEEKNFRKGNAYITFSRYDTDDVALIKLAKKEGYELGKEIGLISYNDTAVKEILEGGITVISTDFEMMGKTAASVILDKNTIYKRNPTKVIIRNSL
- a CDS encoding adenosine kinase, yielding MDKIIGLGNALVDVLATLKDDTLLDEMGLPKGSMQLIDDAKLQQINSEFSQMKTHLATGGSAGNTILGLACLGAGTGFIGKVGNDHYGEYFRKNLQKNNIEDTLLTSEQLPSGVASTFISPDGERTFGTYLGAAASLKAEELTLDMFKGYAYLFIEGYLVQDHEMILHAIELAKEAGLQICLDMASYNIVANDLEFFSLLINKYVDIVFANEEEAKAFTGKEPEEALGIIAKKCSIAIVKVGASGSYIRKGTEEIKVSAIPVGKVIDTTGAGDYFAAGFLYGLTCGYSLEKCAKIGSILSGNVIQVIGTTMPEERWDEIKLNINRILAE